From one Humulus lupulus chromosome 8, drHumLupu1.1, whole genome shotgun sequence genomic stretch:
- the LOC133795704 gene encoding probable serine/threonine-protein kinase PBL5 codes for MKASASSEGDDHYYKDDDQNNNNYKSVVVVVDAFRDDSLKAIAGVLLQNCSLKSGDVLTVLAVLQQVNSPSMFPLSGLLKQLGYMVRVDSGFGINDKKVEEARAAKEFEYSNKPEIKEITKQCYADQVGFHVTVVAGKWAALEKARESEATWLILDKEMKREKKFFLEKLKCDISVIKRSYYIEDLRVSKQTWNSKDGDTKLTGSNSKRYLRYDEMIPGSPEEKYSQQKGKEQGGNDGTVASSSAPKETALTEDYCKSMEGQAHINNNEQHQNEEDWMAGFETDDELVSICSKCENKRPKIGWTKEFTYAELHTATRGFSKANYISEGGFGNVFRGQLKNGLEIAVKKHKHASSQGEKEFKAEVHFLSKARHKNLIMLLGSCSEGSHRLLVYEYVCNGSLDRQLLKYVSKPLTWAERMKIAAGAANGLLYLHKSNIVHRDIRPNNILLTHDFNTLLGDFGLARTQHEDHSSETRVVGTLGYLAPEYAESGKVSTKTDVYAFGVILLQLITGRGTNDKSLEGKSLVGWARPLLKDRNYPDLIDERILDSHDVHQLFWMVRVAEKCLIKDPHKRLTMDAIVHAINHLRKSDAICIISISPANSDSLPASNEGSPETYGDGEGDDDVITSYTETYKARHSMAYYDHISGRISQSSFTQSTSSSASSSRSSFSPVSEQSTLDSRSK; via the exons ATGAAGGCATCAGCATCATCAGAAGGTGATGATCATTATTATAAAGATGATGatcaaaataataacaattacaAAAGTGTGGTGGTGGTTGTGGATGCATTTAGAGATGATAGCTTGAAAGCAATCGCAGGGGTCCTCCTACAAAATTGCTCACTCAAATCAGGAGATGTTCTTACAGTTCTTGCTGTTCTTCAACAGGTTAATAGTCCTAGTATGTTTCCTTTATCGGGACTTCTAAAACAAT TGGGATACATGGTAAGAGTGGACTCTGGTTTTGGGATTAACGATAAAAAAGTTGAGGAAGCACGTGCCGCTAAAGAATTCGAGTACTCTAATAAACCAGAGATCAAGGAAATTACTAAGCAATGTTATGCAGACCAG GTTGGTTTCCATGTGACGGTGGTTGCTGGAAAGTGGGCTGCATTGGAGAAGGCAAGAGAATCAGAAGCGACATGGCTAATACTTGATAA GGAGATGAAGAGAGAAAAGAAATTCTTCTTGGAAAAGCTTAAATGTGACATATCAGTAATAAAACGAAGCTATTACATTGAAGATTTGAGAGTTTCAAAACAAACATGGAACAGTAAAGACGGCGACACAAAACTGACTGGAAGTAACTCAAAAAGATACTTAAGGTACGATGAAATGATACCAGGAAGCCCAGAAGAGAAATATTCTCAACAAAAAG GTAAAGAGCAAGGAGGCAATGATGGTACAGTAGCATCATCATCAGCTCCCAAAGAAACGGCACTGACAGAAGACTATTGTAAGAGCATGGAAGGACAAGCACATATTAATAATAATGAACAACATCAGAACGAGGAGGATTGGATGGCGGGATTCGAGACTGATGATGAACTAGTATCCATTTGTTCAAAATGTGAAAATAAAAGGCCAAAGATTGGATGGACAAAAGAGTTTACTTATGCAGAGCTCCACACAGCTACAAGGGGTTTCTCCAAAGCCAACTATATATCAGAAGGTGGATTTGGTAATGTGTTTAGAGGTCAACTCAAGAATGGGCTGGAGATTGCTGTGAAGAAACATAAACATGCAAGCTCACAAGGGGAGAAAGAATTCAAGGCTGAAGTTCACTTTCTCAGCAAGGCAAGACACAAGAATTTGATTATGTTGCTGGGATCATGTTCGGAAGGGAGCCACAGGCTGCTTGTTTATGAATATGTTTGCAATGGTTCATTGGATCGACAGTTATTAA AATACGTAAGCAAACCCCTCACTTGGGCTGAGAGGATGAAAATTGCGGCAGGAGCTGCTAATGGATTGCTGTACCTTCATAAAAGCAATATTGTCCACAGAGATATAAGACCAAACAACATTCTTCTTACACATGATTTCAACACCCTG CTAGGAGACTTTGGCCTTGCGCGGACTCAGCACGAAGATCACTCATCAGAGACGAGAGTTGTTGGAACACTGGGATATTTGGCACCAGAATACGCTGAAAGTGGAAAAGTTTCAACCAAGACTGATGTTTATGCTTTTGGGGTCATTTTATTGCAGCTGATCACTGGACGTGGCACTAATGACAAATCCCTTGAAGGAAAAAGTCTTGTGGGATGG GCAAGACCACTGCTAAAAGATAGGAACTACCCGGATTTAATTGACGAAAGGATCTTAGATTCCCATGATGTCCACCAACTCTTTTGGATGGTTCGAGTAGCTGAGAAATGTCTCATCAAGGATCCTCACAAGAGATTAACAATGGATGCG ATAGTACATGCTATAAATCACCTCAGAAAGTCAGATGCAATCTGCATTATCAGCATTTCGCCTGCGAATTCAGATTCCTTGCCTGCCAGCAATGAAGGCTCTCCCGAGACATATGGTGATGGTGAAGGTGATGATGATGTTATTACAAGCTATACAGAAACTTATAAGGCCAGACATAGCATGGCTTATTATGATCACATATCTGGGAGGATTTCACAATCATCTTTTACTCAATCTACTTCATCATCAGCATCATCCAGCAGATCAAGCTTTTCCCCAGTGTCTGAGCAGTCCACTTTGGATAGCAGAAGTAAATAG